The genomic interval TCAACTATGCTCCCCATCAACCCACAGGCAGCGAGCACAAGCTGTACTCGATCGATCCGGATTTGACGCAACCATTGACCATACACCCGGAAAGCGTCGGTGGGACGCCGGCGGGAAGGATGATCCATCCCGAATCGCAACAACTGTTGATTGCCCACTATGCGATCGACCAGACAGGCAAGGTGCGGGCGATCTCTCCTGCCGACATGCCGATCCGCGTGACCGCCATCGCACGACACCTGACCGATCCGGCCAACTTGGTCTACTACATCGATATGGAAGGCTCGATCTGGGAAGCCAACGTGCACACGTTGGCTGTGACTCGCCTGTTCAAGAAGCCGGTGCCGGGCTGGCACGGTAAAGGTGGCTACACATCGCAGGGGCGGTTGGTGATTTCCAACAACGGCGAACTGCACGTCGGCGACTACCGAGACGTCTTGGTCGGCGGCCCGGCAAAGAGCGAAGAAGAACGCGGAGTTCTGGCGGAATACGATGGAAAAGAATGGCGGATCATCGAACGCCGGCAGTTCACCGAAGTCACAGGTCCCAGAGATATTACCGGAGGCAGCGATGGCGACGATCCGATTTGGACCATGGGTTGGGATCGACGCAGCGTGCGACTGAAAGTCCTCGACGGCGGCAAGTGGTTCACTTATCTGTTGCCCAAGGCGGCGATGTGCAACGACGCGTCGCATGGATGGTACACCGAATGGCCGCGGATCCGGGAGATCACGGGCGGACGATGGATGATGGACATGCACGGCATGTTCTTTGACTTTCCCAAATCATTCACCCACGAAAATTCGGCCGGCATTCGCCCGATCGGCAGCCACCTCCGTTACATCCCTGACTTTTGCGGCTGGAATGGTCAAGTCGTCTTGGGCACGGATGAAACGAGCATCCAAGGAAATCCGCTTGCCGGGCAACCACAGACGAATCTCTGGTTTGGCGACTACGAGGATCTCAAGCAATGGGGACCGGCAAGCGGCATGGGCGGCCCCTGGCTGGACGACTTCGTTGCCGCCAATACTCCTTCAGAACCCTTCCTGATCGCCGGATTCGATCGTCGCGTTGTGCACCTGGGCGTGGGGCGAAAGCAAGCGACGGCACCTATCGCTCGTCAGCGTGCGACGGATCAACAACGCATCCATCAGATTCCGACCGAGTTGGAACGGTTGCCATTGGTCACTGTACAACGAGGTGACTGGCACAAGCCTGCGGCGGGTTTCTCCTTTCAAGTCGACCAAGATGTCACCGTCTATCTTGCGGTCGACAAACGCGGCAACCCGCAACTGGATCCCGCTTGGCAAACGACGGACATGCAACTTCACTGGGGCACCGCTGGTTATTCGGATGCCATCTACCAACGCAAGTTTGCCGCCGGAACGGTCGTTGTGCCCTCCAATTCTGTGGAACATGTGCCGGGTTCCTTTGGCATGCCCCACGCAGCGTTTGTTCTTGCCAGTGATCCATCAACGCTAGAAATCATTCCCAGCAACGGCGCGACCGTCACGCAGTCGCAACGCGTCGATTCCGATGGCGATGCTGCTGGCAAAAACGTGACCTTTACCCTGCAAGTTGACCGGGCTGGGAACGACCACTGGACCGATCTGACGAAGATCACCGTTCCCGACGAAGGCAACGTGATCCACTATCTGCCCAATGACTTGGACGCGGTTTGGTTGCGTTTCCAAGTCGATCGAGAATGTCTTGCGACGGCGTTTCTGTACCAGTCCACGGAATCCTTTGTTGATGGTTCTGAACGGGAGAATCAAGTTACGTTTCGCGATCTGGCCGACGTCGATGAAGCCGCCCCGCACGCGGCGGTCCTGTACGCCGCGAAACGGAATCGTGATTTGCGGGTCATCACCAGTGATGATCGATACTTTGATTTTGGCAAAGCCGACTTTGCATTCCACACCGATGAGCCGGACACAAAACTGAAAGAACTGCTGAGCATCGAACCCGAATTCACTGTCGATGAAGCGTCCGTTGTCCTGCGATCCGAAGGACGAACGATGCGATTGCCCAAAGGCGATCCGCGATTCGACAAACCCTTTGCCTGGGGATGGCCGCGCGGCAGTCGCGAAGTGGAATCGGAGCGACATTTGGCGAACATTCATGGCACTTTTTACGAAGTCCCGTTGATTACCAACGGCCGCCCGCCCGCATTTCACCTGATGCGTCCCGTTTCAAGCCATCGCAAACAGATCAGCGACTTCTGCACATGGAATGGCTTGCTCGTGTTGGCCGGCGTAAGCGGGGATGCTCGGCAAAACGGCCTTGAACCTGGCGGCCATGTGTTTGCCGACCCAAAGCAAGACGTCGCGATTTGGTTCGGAGGCATCGATGACCTTTGGAAACTCGGTAAGCCCGTCGGACGCGGTGGCCCATGGATGAACTCGCAGGTACAAGCCGGCCAACCGTCGGATGCTTATTTGATGAAGGGTTACGATCGCAAGACACTGCGTTTGTCACACCAATCCGACACCATGGTTTCGGTGACCATCGAAGTCGATATCACGGGGGAAGGTCACTGGCATCGCTACGACAAGATCTCGGTCGCTGCCGGGGAAACGGCTGTCCATGAGTTTCCGGCAGCCTTCCAGGCGGCTTGGGTGCGTCTCGTCTCGGACACCGACACAACAGCGACCGGGCAGTTTCTCTACGAATGACAGTCGTCGCTCGACTTTCCAAATCAAATGTCGCTCGACTTTCCAAGTCGATAGCGTGCCCTGCGGATCGCTCAACCGTTGCAAAACGTGTTGATCATGGTTCCCCAGCAAGCGACAGAGAATTCTGGCGAATCCCACCAAGAGGGGCAACGACTGGCAGGCAGATTGGTATCTTAGGGTGCCTTGATACTGCCTGGAGAAAACTGATGAAATTCGATTCCGTATTGGTTTGCTGCTTCTTGCTCGTGTTCTGCTATCCCGTCTTTGCGGCGGACGACATTTCCATCTCGCAGAGTCGCATTTACGGACCGCTCTTCGTCGCCCCCGTCCAAGTCGGTAGCCATCCGCCCGTTTGCGTGAGAAAAACCGTGAGTGGGCAACTCGCATCGATCAAGCTGGAACGCAATCCGGGAGCTCCTTGGGTCGCTGTCATTTGCAAGGAACTTGAGCATGAAATGCCAGCGTTGCTGAAGGCTTTCCAGACCGCAGAGTCACTCAAGAATGTCCCTTGCCGAGTCACCGTGACGCCCGAAAAAGGAATCCTGCCGGAGAACCTATCGGACAATGTCACTTACAACACGGACGCCTACTTCACGCCCCAGCAAGCGTTGGACAAACGTGAGTCGCTGAGGCAGTATGCCAAAGAGCATTCGCTCTCTGAAATGTACATCGGCATCGCGGTCAATCCGCTCTGGCGCAGCGGTGCCGGATACACAGACGACAACGATGTCATCGTGGCTTATGTGCGAGGCAAGGTCGTCACGGTTCTTCAGTTGCAATCGGCTGGTCTGACGATAGAAGGCATTCATGACGCGGTCGAAAAAATCGCGGCATCGCATCAAGAGTCGCAACAATGAAAGAAAGAAGAGTTACCTACCGTTTCGAAGCACGCCGAATCGTGCGTGGTGTCCCGCTGGAGACCCTGTTGGATGTCACCGCAAAAGTCACTGTCGTCGTAGGTTCATTCATCGTTCTTGCAGCGATTGTTGCGGTCCAATCTCTTGAGCCGATGATCATGCTGGCCGGTTTGTTTTTTCAATGGCTTTTTCTTCGCTGTATTGCCGAGCACATTCGTCTCCAGAAGAAGATTGCAGGTATCGATTTCGCAGGCCGCATTTCGGGGCCGCGACTGGAAACCATTTGGGCATGTGGCCACTGCAATTCGATGTTGCATTCAGAGAATCACTGCGACAATTGCGGCGCGAGGATAAAGATCGATTCAGACGACTGATGTGTCGGGGCTGGCCTCGCCCAGTACGGACGGGCATTCAGGGACGTCTCATCAATCGGTGGCGTAGTGGATTTCGCCAGAAATCCCGCGCGAGGGGAATTCTGGCGAATCCCATTACGAGGAGCGCCAGCGAGAGGAATTCTGGCGAATCCCGCTACGAGGTGCTCCAGTGAATGGATCGTCGCTCCGAAGCAAAGTCAACGGCATAGGGTTTGCACGAAGTTTCGAAGCAACTGCAGAACTTGACCATATGACAGGGATACCGATTGACCGATTCGAACCCCAACAACGCTGGAGGAAACGCGACCGTCGAGATTCCCATTTCGGGAATGACGTGCGTGGGTTGCTCGCGTAGCATTGAAACGGCACTGACCGCAGAACCCGGTGTCGACACCGCCGTCGTTGACTTCGTCGGTCGCAAGGCCAAAGTCAGTTACGATTCCGGCGAAGTCTCCCTGGAACAACTCAAACGCACCGTCCGATCAGCGGGCTTCGAGGTGGTCGAGGAGTCCGATCGGCAATCGCTGAGTGAGAGCATCGCCCAGTCAGAGAGTCGTCAGCACACGCGACGCAAGTTTTTTCTGACCATCGCTGTTGTCTTTACGGTGCCGCTTTTCATTCTCAGCATGGGACGTGACTTCGGCCTCTGGGGACAGTGGTCGCACGCGGATTGGGTCAACTACCTGATGTTCGCGATGGCGATCCCCGTTCAGTTTGCCGCCGGTGCCGAGTTTTATGTTCAAGCGATGAAGTCACTGCGGCGAGGATACGCCAGCATGGACGTGCTTGTTGCGATCAGCACCTCCGTCGCGTTCTTTTACAGTGTTTGGGTGATGGTGATGCTCAGCATGGGCGCAACCCAATGGGGACACCATGTCTACTTTGAGACCTCCGCCACCATCATCACCCTGGTCTTGGTGGGACGAATGATCGAATCACGTGCAACCTCACGCACGGGAGCGGCGATCGAGAATCTGATGGGCATGCAAGCCAAGACGGCACGCGTGATTCGAGACCTGCAACAAGTCGATGTGCCGATCGACGAAGTTCGCGTGGGAGACCAAGTGGTGATTCGACCGGGCGAACGAATTCCCGTCGATGGTACGGTGATCGCCGGTGAGTCAGCGGTCGATGAAAGCATGATCACCGGAGAAAGTTTGCCGGTGGAAAAGTCACCTGGGATGGACGTTGTCGGGGCGACCATCAACCGCGATGGCAGCTTGACCGTTCGTGCAAAACACCTCGGCAAGGACTCCGCGCTTGCGAGGATCATCCACCAAGTCCAGCAGGCACAATCGACCAAGGCTCCCATCGCACAACTGGCCGACCGCATCTCCAACGTGTTCGTCCCCGTGGTCGCCGCCATAGCTGCCATCGCGTTTTGCGTTTGGTACTTTGCATTCGATGACTTCACGCAAGCCATGTTGCGGGCGATTTCCGTACTGATCATATCGTGCCCGTGCGCGATGGGATTGGCAACTCCTTTGGCGGTGATGGTCGGCATGGGGCGTGGTGCGGAGAATGGGATCCTGTTCAAATCCAGCACCGCATTGCAACGGTCACGGGACACGACGGTCGTGCTGTTGGACAAAACGGGTACGATTTCACAAGGAAAACTCGCTGTCACGGACGTGGTTGCGTCCGAAGGATTTGCAGAATCAGAGCTATTGCGACTCGCAGCGTCCATCGAACGCGGCAGTGAGCATCCGATCGCCTCCGCGATCACCGAGCATGCCAAGATCCCGCTCGAACAATTGCCAGACGCCAGCGAGTTTCGCGGAACAGCCGGGCGAGGTGTTTCAGGTCAAATCGAGGGACAGTCCCTTCACGCGGGCAATCGAAAATGGTTGCAAGACCTGTCCGTTACCGGTCTGGATGCGATGTCGCAGCAGGCAGTCGACTTGCAGAACACGGCCAAGACGGTCGTGTGGGTTGCAGTCGACAATCGATTGGCCGGTTTGATCGCCGTCGCAGATACCATCAAACCGAAATCCAGTGGTGCAATCGCGGCATTAAAACGCCAAGGCTTGCGTGTCGCCATGGTCACGGGTGATAACGCCGACACAGCAGCCGCGATTGCGAGCGACGTTTCATTGGATGAAGTGTACTCGGAGACTTTGCCGGCTGACAAAGCCGAGTTGGTTCGGTCGCTGCAGGCGGACGGACAAGTCGTTGCGATGGTAGGTGACGGAATCAACGACGCACCGGCGTTGGCTCAAGCCGACGTGGGGATCGCGATCGGGACCGGGACCGATGTGGCGATCGAATCCGCCGACGTCACGTTGTTGGGCGGCGACTTGGCCGGCGTATCCAAAGCCCTGACGTTGTCCAAAGCGACCATCCGTAACATCAAGCAGAATTTGTTCTGGGCCTTTGGTTACAACGTTCTGTTGATCCCAATTGCGGCGGGTGTCTTGGCCGGCTTTTCCTCGCTGCCAATCTTTTTGCGCGAGCTGCACCCGATCATGGCCGCCCTGGCGATGGTCTTATCGGACTTCGTGATCGTTGCCAACGCGCTGCGATTGCGAAAAACTCCGCTGGAGGATGGAGCGTAAGTCTGGGCTGCCAAAAGTTTGGGGTTGTGGCATTATTGGTTTGCGCAAGGTTTCTGTTACCTCCACCGGCGCAGGAGACTGCTGATTTAGTGAGCCGCAAGGCGCTAGCCGCGGGCCTAATGGTGTTGACGGAACCCTTCGAGGCCCGTGGCTAGCGCCATCGGCTCACAGACACAATGCAACACGACTAAATCAGCAGTCTCCGCAGCAGGGGGAGGTCGGATCGAGCGAAGCAAGATCCGGGAGGGGGGCCTACACGCCGCAAACCGCATTGGATAGCCCATTGCGTTACCTTTGCCCCCTCCCTCGCATTCGCCTAAACGGCTCTGCTCGACCTCCCCCAAGTTCCTTGGTGGAGGTGACACCTGGAACAAAAACATTGACAAGAATAGCAGTGTCAATGCCAACCTTTTGGCAGCCCAGCGTATGCCCATCCCTCCCGCAATGGGATTCGCCAGAATTCCGTTTCCTCCACGGCAACCAATTTCAACCCGACCTACGACCGGCCAGCGTACCGCATCGCACGCTATCGACTTGGAAAGTCGAGCGACAATCATCCCTCGTAATGGGATTCGCCAGAATCATCCGTCTGTGGATGCTTGGGACGTGCAATCTATCGTCGAACTTGGTCGTCGAGCAGCTCACGACAGTCGATGGTTGCCTGCCTCCAATCTCCTGATTTGGCCAAGGTGATGATTCCCTGGATGGCATGCTCTGCCGCTGCATGATCTGCAGCGGATGGGCCTGTGGCATCAGAAACGTTCTCGGCCAATGCGGCTTCGACCTCCTGTAGCCCACTGACGCTTCGTTGGTTGCAGACACGGTACAACGCGATGACCACATCGTATCGATGCTTGCTGAGTTCAACGCGTTGTCTGGAAATCCACCACACGAATGTCACCGTCAACACGATTGCTGCCAACGACATCAGCAATAGCGTTGGAGGATAGCTTGATCGTTTCTTTTCTGGGTTGGGCATCAGAACTTTTCCCAATCAATCGTTTCGCCTTCGTCCATGCTGGACAGCTCTGCCCACAGATACAGGTCGATGAAATTGGTCACAAAGTTCACGGAGCCATCGCCCATGCAGACGAACCCACCACCGGGATGCTCTGAGAACATTTGACCGACGTGATAGGTAGGGAAATTGACCGGATGGATGATGGGAGCGCCGGTGATATCCAATTCCCCGCCGGACGGTCCCGCATGAACAAGCGTCAGTGTGGCTGCGGCGTCTGGCCCATTTTCCGGTGATGTGAACCGCGGATGCGTGAAACCGCCCGGGACCACACCCACCCAGGTTTTTTCGCTCAGGGCTGCACCATGTTCACCGAAAAAGATGGTGTTGGAGGTGCCGTCGAGGACGTCACGAAAACGTGTCGTTGAATTGCGAAAGAATGGCCCATCGGCAACTCGGCCCGCATCGCCATCGATCTGGACGATCGCGGTCGCCGAAGTGTAGATGTTCGTGAACACTTCGCCGGTTGCCGCTGCACCGCACTCGCCCCAGCAACTTTCCTGCCCGTGGCTTGCCACGTAGTGGCTACGCCCCAGACGCACCTGCCGTCCGGCGATCGAAAGCGGTGCTCCTGTTTCGTTCTTGACGACAAACGGTTCGTCACCGCCCGTGCTGCTGGGGCAAAGGAACAGAGGGATCGTTGCGGAGACGGCTTCTTCGTTGACAGGAGACCAGATGGGCTGATCCGATTGCAAACTCGCCACCACCGAATTGCCTTCCGCGAAAGGCAGCAGTGCGGCAGCCCAACCCCAACCCGGACCAGCATCCCATGTGATCGGATCCATCTGGACGGACGTCGGTGCCACACCGTTTGTCGTGGCGTAGGAAACGTAACCCGCTGGAAATCGTTTGTACGCCGAATGGTAGTTCTGTGTCGCAAGTCCGATCTGTCGCAAATGGTTGCTGCACGACATTCGCCGCGCTGCTTCACGAGCCGCCTGCACGGCCGGCATGGTCAGGGCGACCAGAATGCCGATGATTGCGATGACGACCAACAATTCAACAAGTGTAAAACCGCTGGAGCGGTGCGGTCGTTGCCGCTGTCGCATTCGCTTCATTTTGTGTCCTCAAAAATGGGGCTGAGTCGGATGATTCACGCTGGCTCACTACAGTCTTCGCAATACGTTTGTACGAAACGGACTGCGCGGATAAGTGCGAAAACGTCTGCGCAAATCAGCCGCCACGCGATAGCGTCCGGTTCTCACGCCTAGACCCGGAAACCGGACGCTATCGCGTTACGGTTAATGGATCGTCCGGGCCCAAGCCTCGTCAGTTCGCCCCACAAGTTAGCCTAGGCTAACTTCCAGGAGAAATAAAAACGCGTTCGTTCGCCAGAAGTTAGTGTCGGCTAACTTTCTGGGGATGTTAGCTGCGTTGACAGGGTCCCGCAAGTACCGATATGATTTTGTGTGTCATTTGGCTCCTTTCGTGCCGTCCCATGGAGGGCACAGGGCGGATCAAGAGCCGTACCGGACGCTGTGAGGGCCAATTTCTTTGCCATCCCGAATTTTCAAGAAAACTCGATCCGATCATGCCACAGAAGTGGCGGAGGATTATGTTGAAGCGATCGCAGAGATCATCGCTGCCAATGGCGTTTGCCGATCGATGGACCTCGTCGCTCACTTTGACGTCACGCACGCGACGGTCAACAATACGGTTGGTCGGCTGCAGCGTGACGGATTCGTTGATACCGAGCCCTATCAGCCGATTTCGTTGACGGCAAAGGGTCGGCGGCTGGCTGTCAAATCACAGCGGCGGCACGAGACCGTCAAAGCGTTCTTGCGTCGAATCGGAGTGAGCGAGACGGTTGCTGCGATCGACAGCGAGGGCATCGAACATCACGTCAGCGAAGAAACGCTGCGGGCGATGGAACTCGTCTTGGCCAATGGCTTGCCAATCCAGCCCGAAACTCGTTGATCCGTTTGGATGTCAGTGCTTGTTGGATGCCTGTAATTGATTTTGGCACACCAGTTGCTCGGTGAATTGGCCCATTGCTTCTATCACGCAATGATATCAGGATTTGGACGGATGACGATCAATCTCGTTTGCTCGCAATGTTTGGTTACCAATCGAGTTCCAGATTCCAGGCTGAGAGACAAGCCTGTTTGCGGCAAGTGTCACCAGGCCTTGCTGCCGACCCATCCGGTTGAACTCAGCGACGATACATTTTCCAAATTTCTGACCAAGACGGACATTCCCGTCATCGTCGACTTCTGGGCTCCCTGGTGTGGTCCATGCCGGATGATGGCTCCTGAATTCGCAAGTGCCGCAGAACAGCTCACGCCCCAATTCATTCTCGCCAAATTAAACACCGAATCCTCTCCCATGTCGGCCACACCGTACAACATCACGGGTATACCGACGATGATCCTGTTCAGCAGCGGCTTGGAAGTGGCGCGTCAATCCGGGATGCTCAATACAGCACAGATCGTTGGTTGGGCGCGCCAACAATAGTGAACACGACGTCGACCGTGCCCAAACGCACACCGAGGTCAAGTGCAGCGTCCAGTCTCGATTTTTGGGATTAGCCGTTTTGGCGTTAGCCACGGTTGTGTCTTGATTTTTGGGATTAGCCGTTTTGGCGTTAGCCACGGTTGTGTCTTGAGAACCGTGGCTAACGCTGGGCTGTTCAAAATTTGGGGTTGTCATTGTTTTTGCAGTCCATGTTCTCGTTCCATGCATCGCAATCAAAGTGAGCCTCAGGCGCTAGCCGTGGGCCGGCACCACAATCCGCCTCAGGCCCACGGCTAGCGCCTGAGGCTCACTGGGGGCCACCAGCTGCGCCGGGAGTGAGGTGAGAGTCGATCGCGTTTTCAACCCAGGGTGGCGGTCCCGCTCGTTACCCTCGCGGGAACCTTACCCTGGGCTATGTTGTTAAACGCCCTCGGCGTATCTTCCAAATGAAGGAACAAAACTGGCGAATTGAAGTGGCATGTCAATGCCAAGTTTTGAGCAGCCCAGGATCTTTAACAAGATCCACTACCCTAAAAATAAGCCCAGGATCTTTAACAAGATCCACTACCCAAAAAATAAGTTGTCCCAGACCACTAGTGACACTCAAAAACACTCTCGTCGGTCTCGGTCACCAGATACTGGCGATTCACGGACAGGTTGCGAAAGACTTGGCGTCGTCCCGACGGCCATAGAATTTCTACTTGGTCGATCGATGGTGCGTCACTCAATCCGAAATCGACCGTTGATTCATTGCTGCACAAGAAACCGTCGCCGCCGACGTTCCACCGACTCCAGACTTGATCACCACATTGAACAACAATCGATGCGCCGATTGCGTCACGTTCACTGATCGTTCCGACCAAGTCAAAGCGAACAAAATTTGCCGATTGTGTTCGGTTTTCCAAGACGGCCACGGGTTTGTCCAGATGATTGGCGATGAGATCAGGTTTGTGATCGCGATTCCAGTCTGAGACGGCCATGGTTCGCCCCAAGGCAGGGCTTGACCAATACGACGGACCGATCGTGGAGCCATTGACGCGTACAAAGCCCCGCGAGTCGCCTTGAAAGAGTTGAGGTTGCATCTGAAACGCCTGTCCGCGTTTTCGATGATCGACCAAGTGGCCGTTCAGCATCGCCAAGTCAAGCCATCCATCGCGGTCAAAGTCGACGGCTTGGGCTCCCCATCCGACCGTCATCCTGGTGTCGTTGTAGAGTCCAAAACTCGTGCTCGCGTTGTCAAAAAATGCCGGCGAGTTCTGCAGGTACAAATCGGCAGGCTGATTCCAAAAATTGGTGACCAGCAGATCGAGGCTACCGTTTTGATCGAAGTCTCCGTGTGCGACCCCCATGCAACCCTGTCGTTGCCCCATGGCTCCGAGTCCACAACCGGCCACCATGGCATTCTCGTGCAGGGTGCGTTCGCCACTGTCCCTGACGGGTTCACTTTGCCAGAACTGATTCTCCTTTGTATCGTTCGCCACAAAGACATCGTTTCCGCCGGATCGATCGAAATCTGCAATGATGGCGGCAAAGCCATAGTTGGGTTTTTGATCAAGATTCTGGCAGCCTTTCCAAGTCGTCAATTGGCCTTCTTGGTTTGATTTCCAGACATGATCTACCGCTGGTTGAAAGCTGCTGGGATTGCATAAATCGATCTCTGGTGTGCAAACGACGGCCAAGACCTTTGGATCATCGACGTAGTTGACCTCGAACACCTCTGGCAAGTGATCGCCACTCAGATCGCCACAGGCGATGGATGTCGTCCACGCACCGTTGGTGTTCACGGAGGGCATGGCTTGCTGGCGGAAAGTTCCGTCGCCGTTGTTGAGGTACAGGACGTTCGGCCCGATGTTTGCCACCACCAAATCCGCGAAGCCATCTTGATTGATGTCTGCCACGCAAACGCCTTGCCCGTATCCTTGATCTCCGACATCGGCAGGGACCGTGATGTCTGTTGCTTGGCCAGAAACATTTCGTATCAACTGATTGGGTAGCGAACCATCAGGATCGAACGCGTCTCCGCCGCCTTGCGTCAGGTAGAGGTCGTTCCAGCCATCGCGATCGAAATCGACGACTCCGATTCCTCCACCGGTCAATTGATGCAGCAGATGCTCGTTTGCCCTCCAGTCGTTTCCCGATTGATACTGAAATGC from Stieleria varia carries:
- the mntR gene encoding manganese-binding transcriptional regulator MntR, which translates into the protein MPSRIFKKTRSDHATEVAEDYVEAIAEIIAANGVCRSMDLVAHFDVTHATVNNTVGRLQRDGFVDTEPYQPISLTAKGRRLAVKSQRRHETVKAFLRRIGVSETVAAIDSEGIEHHVSEETLRAMELVLANGLPIQPETR
- the trxA gene encoding thioredoxin encodes the protein MTINLVCSQCLVTNRVPDSRLRDKPVCGKCHQALLPTHPVELSDDTFSKFLTKTDIPVIVDFWAPWCGPCRMMAPEFASAAEQLTPQFILAKLNTESSPMSATPYNITGIPTMILFSSGLEVARQSGMLNTAQIVGWARQQ
- a CDS encoding heavy metal translocating P-type ATPase, whose protein sequence is MTDSNPNNAGGNATVEIPISGMTCVGCSRSIETALTAEPGVDTAVVDFVGRKAKVSYDSGEVSLEQLKRTVRSAGFEVVEESDRQSLSESIAQSESRQHTRRKFFLTIAVVFTVPLFILSMGRDFGLWGQWSHADWVNYLMFAMAIPVQFAAGAEFYVQAMKSLRRGYASMDVLVAISTSVAFFYSVWVMVMLSMGATQWGHHVYFETSATIITLVLVGRMIESRATSRTGAAIENLMGMQAKTARVIRDLQQVDVPIDEVRVGDQVVIRPGERIPVDGTVIAGESAVDESMITGESLPVEKSPGMDVVGATINRDGSLTVRAKHLGKDSALARIIHQVQQAQSTKAPIAQLADRISNVFVPVVAAIAAIAFCVWYFAFDDFTQAMLRAISVLIISCPCAMGLATPLAVMVGMGRGAENGILFKSSTALQRSRDTTVVLLDKTGTISQGKLAVTDVVASEGFAESELLRLAASIERGSEHPIASAITEHAKIPLEQLPDASEFRGTAGRGVSGQIEGQSLHAGNRKWLQDLSVTGLDAMSQQAVDLQNTAKTVVWVAVDNRLAGLIAVADTIKPKSSGAIAALKRQGLRVAMVTGDNADTAAAIASDVSLDEVYSETLPADKAELVRSLQADGQVVAMVGDGINDAPALAQADVGIAIGTGTDVAIESADVTLLGGDLAGVSKALTLSKATIRNIKQNLFWAFGYNVLLIPIAAGVLAGFSSLPIFLRELHPIMAALAMVLSDFVIVANALRLRKTPLEDGA
- a CDS encoding FG-GAP-like repeat-containing protein, yielding MSPHHFWMAIAFGILPTLVVLLGCGSGEDGSTAAELRRRQLQRQSADATQKQSFEDQLAYAQQQFRKSNYSESRTTLLSLSIEHPEDAEVTLLMAKCEAQLGNALAAAGLLEDLRSPQSELLDEADWLSAQWLADAGELSAAQQRLQRILERSGDTNRVHHRLASLLNNQGLRIQAASHLRALVRSGDTTEKELFAMNTYGDSFIDESIPKPNYGDRLVPAQLADARQLRSDGELDRARELIERLSLSFPQSAPIHAFQGRIYSDLHDDLSLQQWSQRTPAGIEEEPEYWHALGAWMQRQERHKESARCYIEAIRRDPTDRFSHLGLAQSLQQLGRIEQANCVTQRYLMLNEMANLIRNIGLRPGTPEELSRIAEILDQLNRPWESIAWQEVLLRTHGSGDIDEQRLQARRNELANTTAASVNAFESDLADSCGIAIDELPIPSLSPPDSVSSTTSPPDASSAMVPATPIRLEDISESIGLAFQYQSGNDWRANEHLLHQLTGGGIGVVDFDRDGWNDLYLTQGGGDAFDPDGSLPNQLIRNVSGQATDITVPADVGDQGYGQGVCVADINQDGFADLVVANIGPNVLYLNNGDGTFRQQAMPSVNTNGAWTTSIACGDLSGDHLPEVFEVNYVDDPKVLAVVCTPEIDLCNPSSFQPAVDHVWKSNQEGQLTTWKGCQNLDQKPNYGFAAIIADFDRSGGNDVFVANDTKENQFWQSEPVRDSGERTLHENAMVAGCGLGAMGQRQGCMGVAHGDFDQNGSLDLLVTNFWNQPADLYLQNSPAFFDNASTSFGLYNDTRMTVGWGAQAVDFDRDGWLDLAMLNGHLVDHRKRGQAFQMQPQLFQGDSRGFVRVNGSTIGPSYWSSPALGRTMAVSDWNRDHKPDLIANHLDKPVAVLENRTQSANFVRFDLVGTISERDAIGASIVVQCGDQVWSRWNVGGDGFLCSNESTVDFGLSDAPSIDQVEILWPSGRRQVFRNLSVNRQYLVTETDESVFECH
- a CDS encoding DUF1559 domain-containing protein — translated: MKRMRQRQRPHRSSGFTLVELLVVIAIIGILVALTMPAVQAAREAARRMSCSNHLRQIGLATQNYHSAYKRFPAGYVSYATTNGVAPTSVQMDPITWDAGPGWGWAAALLPFAEGNSVVASLQSDQPIWSPVNEEAVSATIPLFLCPSSTGGDEPFVVKNETGAPLSIAGRQVRLGRSHYVASHGQESCWGECGAAATGEVFTNIYTSATAIVQIDGDAGRVADGPFFRNSTTRFRDVLDGTSNTIFFGEHGAALSEKTWVGVVPGGFTHPRFTSPENGPDAAATLTLVHAGPSGGELDITGAPIIHPVNFPTYHVGQMFSEHPGGGFVCMGDGSVNFVTNFIDLYLWAELSSMDEGETIDWEKF